In Micromonospora sp. LH3U1, one genomic interval encodes:
- a CDS encoding antibiotic biosynthesis monooxygenase family protein, with product MLVTNRFVVDVDVAEDFTERAHAALTALAARPGYLRGQLVRALDDPRYWSLVTEWESVGTYRRALGAFEVKVSAVPLLAESVDEPSAYEALATAAPGGAVVVAESDRAAGPYR from the coding sequence TTGCTGGTGACCAACCGGTTCGTGGTCGACGTCGATGTCGCCGAGGACTTCACCGAACGGGCGCACGCCGCCCTCACCGCACTGGCCGCCCGCCCCGGCTACCTGCGCGGTCAACTGGTCCGGGCGCTCGACGATCCCCGGTACTGGTCACTGGTCACCGAGTGGGAGTCGGTCGGCACGTACCGGCGGGCGCTCGGTGCCTTCGAGGTCAAGGTCAGCGCCGTGCCGCTGCTCGCCGAGTCGGTCGACGAACCCTCGGCGTACGAGGCGCTGGCCACCGCGGCACCCGGTGGGGCCGTGGTTGTCGCCGAGAGTGATCGGGCTGCGGGTCCTTACCGCTGA
- a CDS encoding DUF6328 family protein — translation MSKETDKQRWQRNFADLLQELRVAQTGVQILFAFLLTLPFSNGFTRTSEFQRDVYIVALLAAAAATALIISPVAFHRALFRQGRKPELVRFAHRMATGGLAFMLIAMVSAVLLITDFVLDRPIAFVLSALAGLWFLTFWVILPAARRNWGEDDIDDDDDDPDTIVGR, via the coding sequence GTGTCCAAGGAAACCGACAAGCAGCGTTGGCAGCGCAACTTCGCTGACCTTCTCCAGGAGCTGCGGGTCGCGCAGACCGGCGTGCAGATCCTCTTCGCCTTCCTGCTCACCCTGCCGTTCAGCAACGGGTTCACCCGGACCAGCGAGTTCCAGCGGGATGTCTACATCGTTGCGCTGCTCGCCGCGGCGGCCGCCACCGCATTGATCATTTCGCCGGTGGCGTTCCACCGGGCGCTGTTCCGACAGGGGCGTAAGCCGGAGCTGGTGCGGTTCGCCCACCGGATGGCCACCGGTGGCCTCGCCTTCATGCTGATCGCGATGGTCAGCGCGGTGCTGCTGATCACCGATTTCGTGCTGGACCGACCGATCGCCTTCGTGCTCAGTGCGCTGGCCGGCCTCTGGTTCCTCACGTTCTGGGTGATCCTGCCGGCTGCCCGGCGCAACTGGGGCGAGGACGACATCGACGATGATGACGACGACCCGGACACGATCGTCGGCCGCTGA
- the dusB gene encoding tRNA dihydrouridine synthase DusB has protein sequence MPALRPLTLGPHQVWPPVVLAPMAGITNVGFRRLCREQGGGIYVCEMITTRALVERNPKTLRMITFGDDEKPRSLQLYGTDPEITAAAVRIVVERNLADHIDLNFGCPVPKVTRRGGGAALPWRRRLFARLVRAAVAAASPSGVPVTVKMRKGIDDDHLTYVEAGLAAQDAGVAAVALHGRTAAQRYSGTADWDAIATLKQALDVPVLGNGDIWEADDALRMVAHTGVDGVVIGRGCLGRPWLFADLEAAFNGRSERRLPTLGEVAVTMRRHAELLVDQFVAGARNPARGERDGCTDFRKHVAWYLKGFPVGGELRRSLAMIESLAQLDDLLGKLDLTEPFPVTALGQPRGRTNSPGKVFLPDGWLANRDDDTVPEGAEMDDSGG, from the coding sequence ATGCCTGCGCTGCGCCCGTTGACTCTCGGGCCGCATCAGGTGTGGCCGCCGGTGGTGCTCGCGCCGATGGCCGGGATCACCAACGTCGGCTTCCGCCGGCTCTGCCGGGAGCAGGGCGGCGGCATCTACGTCTGCGAGATGATCACCACGCGGGCGCTGGTCGAGCGGAACCCGAAGACGCTGCGCATGATCACTTTCGGCGATGATGAGAAGCCGCGCAGCCTCCAGCTCTACGGCACCGACCCGGAGATCACCGCCGCCGCCGTGCGGATCGTCGTGGAACGCAACCTGGCCGATCACATCGACCTCAACTTCGGCTGCCCGGTCCCCAAGGTCACCCGGCGCGGCGGCGGAGCGGCGCTGCCGTGGCGGCGCCGGCTCTTCGCCCGGCTGGTGCGGGCCGCGGTGGCTGCCGCGTCACCGTCCGGGGTGCCGGTCACGGTAAAGATGCGCAAGGGCATCGACGACGACCACCTGACGTACGTCGAAGCCGGGCTCGCCGCCCAGGACGCCGGCGTGGCCGCAGTGGCCCTGCACGGGCGGACGGCCGCGCAGCGCTATTCGGGCACCGCCGACTGGGACGCGATCGCCACCTTGAAGCAGGCCCTCGACGTGCCGGTGCTCGGCAACGGCGACATCTGGGAGGCCGACGACGCGCTGCGGATGGTCGCGCACACCGGCGTCGACGGCGTGGTGATCGGGCGTGGCTGCCTGGGTCGGCCATGGCTCTTCGCCGACCTGGAGGCCGCCTTCAACGGTCGGTCGGAGCGGCGGCTGCCCACCCTCGGCGAGGTGGCGGTGACCATGCGCCGGCACGCCGAGCTGCTGGTCGACCAGTTCGTGGCCGGCGCCCGCAACCCGGCCCGGGGCGAGCGGGACGGCTGCACCGACTTCCGCAAGCACGTCGCCTGGTACCTGAAGGGCTTCCCGGTCGGCGGCGAACTGCGCCGCTCGCTGGCGATGATCGAAAGCCTGGCCCAGCTGGACGACCTGCTCGGCAAGCTCGACCTGACGGAGCCGTTCCCGGTGACCGCCCTGGGCCAGCCGCGCGGACGCACCAACTCGCCGGGCAAGGTCTTCCTGCCGGACGGTTGGCTGGCCAACCGGGACGACGACACCGTCCCCGAGGGCGCCGAAATGGACGACTCCGGCGGCTGA
- a CDS encoding glycine--tRNA ligase codes for MPADRIDAVVSLAKRRGFVFPSSEIYGGTRSAWDYGPLGVELKENVRRQWWKTMVQQRDDVVGLDSAVILARKVWEASGHIAEFVDPLTECQSCHKRFRADHLEEAYEAKHGKPLTSLAELNCPNCGNKGTFTEPKMFNGLMKTYLGPVESEEGMHYLRPETAQGIFVNYKNVETVARKKPPFGIAQTGKSFRNEITPGNFIFRTREFEQMEMEFFVEPGTDEQWHDYWLQERWNWYLDLGLSADNLRLFEHPQEKLSHYSKRTVDIEYRFQFGGTEFAELEGVANRTDFDLSTHSKHSGVDLSYFDQTKSERWMPYVIEPAAGLTRAVLAFLLEAYDEDEAPNTKGGVDKRTVMRFDPRLAPVKVAVLPLSRNEALSPKAKDLATLLRKRWVVEFDDSQAIGRRYRRQDEIGTPFCVTVDFDTLDDNAVTVRNRDTMAQERVSLDQVERYLIERLPGC; via the coding sequence ATGCCAGCCGACCGTATCGACGCCGTCGTCAGCCTCGCCAAGCGACGAGGCTTCGTCTTCCCCTCCAGCGAGATCTACGGAGGCACCCGATCGGCGTGGGACTACGGCCCGCTCGGCGTGGAGCTCAAGGAGAACGTCCGCCGTCAGTGGTGGAAGACGATGGTGCAGCAGCGCGACGACGTCGTCGGCCTCGACTCCGCCGTGATCCTGGCCCGCAAGGTGTGGGAGGCGTCCGGCCACATCGCCGAGTTCGTCGACCCGCTCACCGAGTGCCAGTCCTGCCACAAGCGGTTCCGGGCGGACCACCTGGAAGAGGCGTACGAGGCCAAGCACGGCAAGCCGCTGACGTCGCTCGCTGAGCTGAACTGCCCCAACTGCGGCAACAAGGGCACCTTCACCGAGCCGAAGATGTTCAACGGCCTGATGAAGACCTACCTGGGCCCGGTGGAGAGCGAAGAGGGCATGCACTACCTGCGCCCGGAGACGGCGCAGGGCATCTTCGTCAACTACAAGAACGTCGAGACGGTCGCCCGCAAGAAGCCGCCGTTCGGCATCGCGCAGACCGGCAAGTCGTTCCGCAACGAGATCACCCCGGGCAACTTCATCTTCCGGACCCGTGAGTTCGAGCAGATGGAGATGGAGTTCTTCGTCGAGCCGGGCACCGACGAGCAGTGGCACGACTACTGGCTCCAGGAGCGCTGGAACTGGTACCTCGACCTCGGCCTGTCGGCGGACAACCTGCGCCTCTTCGAGCACCCGCAGGAGAAGCTCTCGCACTACTCGAAGCGGACGGTGGACATCGAGTACCGCTTCCAGTTCGGCGGCACCGAGTTCGCCGAGCTGGAGGGTGTCGCCAACCGCACCGACTTCGACCTCTCCACGCACAGCAAGCACTCCGGCGTCGACCTGTCGTACTTCGACCAGACCAAGAGTGAGCGCTGGATGCCGTACGTCATCGAGCCGGCCGCGGGTCTGACCCGCGCGGTGCTCGCCTTCCTGCTGGAGGCGTACGACGAGGACGAGGCGCCGAACACCAAGGGCGGCGTGGACAAGCGCACCGTGATGCGGTTCGACCCGCGGCTCGCCCCGGTCAAGGTGGCGGTGCTGCCGCTGTCCCGCAACGAGGCGCTGTCGCCGAAGGCCAAGGACCTCGCGACGCTGCTGCGCAAGCGCTGGGTCGTGGAGTTCGACGACTCGCAGGCGATCGGCCGCCGTTACCGCCGGCAGGACGAGATCGGCACCCCGTTCTGCGTGACGGTCGACTTCGACACCCTGGACGACAACGCCGTGACGGTGCGCAACCGGGACACCATGGCCCAGGAGCGGGTCTCCCTGGACCAGGTCGAGCGCTACCTGATCGAGCGCCTCCCCGGCTGCTGA
- a CDS encoding aminoglycoside N(3)-acetyltransferase: MTTDASGPGSRRSIAAQLRLLGVRPGATLLVHAALRPLGFVIGGPHAVVLALRDALGPDGTIVVPTHTPDNSDPAEWRNPPVPADWWPLIRSEMPGFDPAVTPSRFMGVLAETVRGWPGALRSSHPHVSFAALGPAAEQVVAGHTLVDMLGEGSPLARLYDLDADVLLLGVDHSVSTSLHLAEYRRTGSPRERIGASVRTSDGGREWMWWQDVRLDADDFGALGADLEATGAVRTGPVGAGTGRLMRQRAAVDFAVRWLARNRTTEDA, encoded by the coding sequence ATGACGACGGACGCCAGCGGGCCGGGCAGCCGGCGTTCGATCGCCGCGCAGCTGCGCCTGCTGGGCGTACGCCCCGGTGCGACGCTGCTGGTGCACGCCGCGTTGCGTCCGCTGGGCTTCGTCATCGGCGGGCCGCACGCGGTGGTGCTCGCCCTGCGCGACGCGCTCGGCCCGGACGGCACGATCGTGGTGCCCACCCACACGCCGGACAACAGCGATCCCGCCGAGTGGCGCAACCCGCCGGTGCCGGCGGACTGGTGGCCGCTGATCCGCTCGGAGATGCCGGGCTTCGACCCGGCCGTCACGCCGAGCCGGTTCATGGGTGTGCTCGCCGAGACGGTCCGTGGCTGGCCCGGTGCCCTGCGCAGTTCGCATCCGCACGTGTCGTTCGCCGCGCTCGGGCCGGCCGCCGAGCAGGTGGTGGCCGGGCACACGCTTGTCGACATGCTCGGCGAGGGCTCCCCGCTGGCCCGGCTCTACGACCTGGACGCCGACGTGTTGCTGCTCGGCGTGGACCACTCCGTGAGCACCTCGCTGCACCTGGCCGAGTACCGCCGCACGGGCTCGCCGCGGGAGCGCATCGGTGCCTCGGTGCGCACCTCCGACGGTGGCCGCGAATGGATGTGGTGGCAGGACGTACGGCTCGACGCGGACGACTTCGGCGCGTTGGGCGCCGACCTGGAGGCCACCGGGGCGGTTCGCACCGGACCGGTCGGCGCCGGGACCGGCAGGTTGATGCGCCAACGGGCCGCCGTCGACTTCGCGGTGCGTTGGCTGGCCCGTAATCGGACGACGGAGGACGCATGA
- a CDS encoding SIS domain-containing protein, with protein MTVSAEDYLAVVTETIGRVAASQREAVGRAADLIAEAVRADGVVHAFGTGHSEALAMEIAGRAGGLVPTNRIALRDLVLLGGEPAERLGPMLERDPAVAHRLYELAPVRPTDVFVLASNSGVNGAMVEFATLVKERGHGLVAITSAQHSGRMTSRHPSGRKLSDLADVVLDNGAPYGDATLPLPDGGAVGAVSSITAALLAQQITVEVVARLLAAGERPPVYLSANIPDGDAHNTALEARYAGRIRRGS; from the coding sequence ATGACGGTGAGTGCCGAGGACTACCTGGCCGTGGTGACCGAGACGATCGGCCGGGTGGCCGCGAGTCAGCGGGAGGCGGTGGGGCGGGCCGCCGACCTGATCGCCGAGGCCGTGCGCGCCGATGGCGTGGTGCACGCGTTCGGCACCGGGCACTCGGAGGCCCTGGCGATGGAGATCGCCGGCCGGGCAGGCGGTCTGGTGCCGACCAACCGGATCGCGCTACGCGACCTGGTGCTGCTCGGCGGCGAACCGGCCGAGCGGCTCGGCCCGATGCTGGAACGGGACCCGGCGGTCGCGCACCGCCTCTACGAGTTGGCTCCGGTGCGGCCCACCGACGTCTTCGTGCTCGCCTCGAACTCCGGGGTCAACGGCGCGATGGTGGAGTTCGCCACCCTGGTCAAGGAACGCGGCCACGGGCTGGTGGCGATCACCTCCGCGCAGCACTCCGGCCGGATGACCTCCCGCCACCCGTCCGGGCGCAAGCTGAGTGACCTCGCCGACGTGGTGCTCGACAACGGCGCGCCCTACGGGGACGCCACGCTGCCGCTTCCCGATGGCGGTGCGGTCGGCGCGGTCTCCTCGATCACTGCGGCGCTGCTGGCCCAGCAGATCACCGTGGAGGTGGTGGCGCGGTTGCTGGCGGCGGGGGAGCGGCCGCCGGTCTACCTGTCGGCGAACATCCCGGACGGTGACGCGCACAACACGGCGCTCGAAGCCCGGTACGCGGGCCGGATCCGACGCGGGTCCTGA
- a CDS encoding metal ABC transporter substrate-binding protein, translating to MTNRTTSRVLAAATALLALGAGAGCSVGGAAGADPQRVDVVAAFYPLQFLAERIGGDAVRVTNLAKPGAEPHDLELNPSQVGQVAEAELIVYLKGFQPAVDDAVAQNGGDRTFDVTTVQPLLNATAGGHNHEGEEGHAEEGNGGKDPHVWLDPTRLAGIGDQLAQRLGKADPGHAADYTARAAALRADLTTLDGEFTHGLATCQRREIVTSHAAFGYLADRYQLDQVGITGLSPDVEPSPQRLAHVIEEAKEHHATTIFFETLVSPKVAETIAGQVGAKTAVLDPIEGLAAGSNGDYLSVMRTNLQTLQTALSCS from the coding sequence ATGACCAACCGCACCACGTCCCGTGTCCTGGCCGCCGCGACCGCCCTCCTCGCCCTGGGTGCCGGGGCCGGCTGCTCCGTCGGCGGTGCCGCCGGCGCCGACCCCCAACGGGTCGACGTGGTGGCCGCGTTCTACCCCCTCCAGTTTCTGGCCGAGCGGATCGGCGGCGACGCGGTCCGGGTGACCAACCTGGCCAAGCCCGGTGCCGAGCCGCACGACCTGGAGCTCAACCCGAGCCAGGTCGGTCAGGTCGCCGAGGCGGAGCTGATCGTCTACCTCAAGGGTTTCCAGCCCGCGGTGGATGACGCCGTCGCGCAGAACGGTGGCGACCGGACGTTCGACGTGACCACCGTGCAGCCGCTGTTGAACGCGACCGCTGGCGGGCACAACCACGAGGGCGAGGAGGGGCACGCCGAGGAGGGCAACGGCGGCAAGGACCCACACGTCTGGCTCGACCCGACCCGGCTGGCCGGCATCGGTGACCAGCTCGCCCAACGGCTTGGCAAGGCCGACCCGGGCCACGCCGCCGACTACACCGCCCGTGCCGCGGCGCTACGCGCCGACCTGACGACCCTGGACGGCGAGTTCACGCACGGCCTGGCCACCTGCCAGCGGCGGGAGATCGTGACCAGCCACGCCGCGTTCGGCTACCTCGCCGACCGCTACCAGCTCGACCAGGTCGGCATCACCGGGCTGAGCCCCGACGTCGAGCCCTCGCCGCAGCGGCTCGCGCACGTGATCGAGGAGGCGAAGGAGCACCACGCCACCACGATCTTCTTCGAGACCCTGGTCAGCCCGAAGGTCGCCGAGACCATCGCCGGTCAGGTCGGCGCGAAGACCGCTGTGCTGGACCCGATCGAAGGACTCGCCGCCGGCAGCAACGGGGACTACCTTTCGGTGATGCGTACGAACCTGCAGACCCTGCAGACGGCCTTGAGCTGCTCGTGA
- a CDS encoding Fur family transcriptional regulator, which produces MSESSAALRNTRQRSAVSALLAEMEGFHSAQDLHAMLRQRGERVGLTTVYRTLQGLADAGEIDVMRPPGGEHLYRRCSEGHHHHLVCRACGRTVEVAGPAVESWADRVAAQHGYADVSHTLEIFGTCPTCVH; this is translated from the coding sequence ATGAGCGAGAGCAGCGCAGCGCTGCGCAACACCCGGCAGCGCTCGGCGGTGAGCGCGCTGCTGGCCGAGATGGAAGGCTTCCACAGCGCCCAGGACCTGCACGCGATGCTGCGGCAGCGCGGCGAGCGGGTCGGCCTGACCACCGTCTACCGCACCCTGCAGGGGTTGGCCGACGCGGGTGAGATCGACGTGATGCGTCCGCCGGGCGGCGAGCACCTCTACCGTCGGTGCAGCGAGGGCCACCACCACCACCTGGTCTGCCGGGCCTGCGGGCGCACCGTGGAGGTGGCCGGCCCGGCGGTGGAGAGCTGGGCCGACCGGGTCGCCGCGCAGCACGGCTACGCCGACGTCAGCCACACCCTGGAGATCTTCGGCACCTGCCCGACCTGCGTCCACTGA
- a CDS encoding metal ABC transporter permease translates to MELFQYPYMQRALIGALVIGLAAPALGIYLVQRRLALIGDGVGHVALTGVGAGLLLNRSPVLVAVIAATIGAIAIEVVRARGRTSGDLALALLFYGGIAGGVLLVGLSDATSANLNAYLFGSLTTISPGDLATIGVLGAAILITMIALRPALFAVSHDEEYARVSGLPVRTLNLLIAVATAVTVTIAMRAVGVLLISALMVVPVATAQQVTRGFRSTMAAAMALGFFAAGSGVWVAATADTAPGASVVLVAIASFLVVAVAGGVWRALRRRATPTAAMTPEPHEVVLG, encoded by the coding sequence ATGGAACTCTTCCAGTACCCCTACATGCAGCGCGCCCTGATCGGCGCGCTGGTGATCGGCCTGGCCGCGCCGGCGCTCGGCATCTACCTGGTGCAGCGCCGGCTGGCGTTGATCGGTGACGGTGTCGGGCACGTGGCGTTGACCGGCGTCGGCGCCGGTTTGCTGCTCAACCGCTCGCCGGTGCTGGTCGCGGTGATCGCCGCCACCATCGGCGCGATCGCCATCGAGGTGGTCCGCGCCCGCGGGCGTACGTCCGGTGACCTGGCCCTGGCCCTGCTCTTCTACGGCGGCATCGCGGGCGGCGTGCTGCTGGTCGGCCTCTCCGACGCGACGAGCGCGAACCTCAACGCGTACCTGTTCGGGTCCCTGACCACCATCTCGCCCGGCGACCTGGCCACCATCGGGGTGCTCGGCGCGGCGATCCTGATCACGATGATCGCGTTGCGCCCGGCGCTCTTCGCGGTCAGTCACGACGAGGAGTACGCCCGGGTCTCCGGCCTCCCGGTGCGCACGCTGAACCTGTTGATCGCGGTCGCCACCGCGGTCACCGTGACCATCGCGATGCGGGCCGTCGGCGTGCTGCTGATCAGCGCACTGATGGTGGTGCCGGTCGCCACCGCCCAGCAGGTCACCCGGGGCTTCCGCAGCACCATGGCGGCCGCGATGGCGCTCGGGTTCTTCGCCGCCGGCTCCGGTGTCTGGGTGGCGGCCACGGCGGACACCGCGCCGGGTGCCTCGGTGGTGCTGGTGGCGATCGCCTCCTTCCTGGTGGTGGCCGTGGCCGGCGGCGTCTGGCGGGCGCTGCGCCGCCGGGCGACACCGACCGCCGCGATGACACCGGAGCCGCACGAGGTCGTGCTGGGTTGA
- a CDS encoding acyl-CoA dehydrogenase family protein has translation MTTTQDGRPAPEDPDSEITPHTAGAAAPLPAEAGQVTEKEARQVAEAARESTWDRPSFGKELFLGRFRLDLIDPWPQPDPDDVARAEEFLGRFRAFLTSEVDGAAIERDASIPDSVFHGLADLGAFGMKIDRKYGGLGLSNLHYCRALMLAGSVSPAIGALLSAHQSIGVPQPLKMFGTAEQKQLFLPRLAAGEVSAFLLTEPDVGSDPARLATIAEPTEDGTGYRLNGVKLWATNGIVATLLVVMARVPATEGRRGGITAFVVDGDSAGITVERRNEFIGLRGLENSLTRFHDVFVPAENVIGGEGKGLKIALTTLNTGRLSLPAMCVGAGKWALNVARDWAADRVQWGRPVGEHEAVAQKLSFIAATTYGMETMLDLCCLLADDDRNDIRIEAALVKLYASEMAWKIADELIQIRGGRGYETADSLAARGERPAAVEQMLRDLRINRIFEGSTEIMHLLIAREAVDAHLSVAGDIIDPEAGLGRKARAGARAGAFYAKWLPTLAVGRGQRPSAYADFGPLAAHLRQVERSSRKLARSTFYAMSRWQGKMERKQAFLGRVVDIGAELFAMSAVCVRAVAERDSRPENVELADLFCRQARVRVDALFTALWDNTDSVDTAAAKRILAGRYASLEEGVITPSDELPWVAGWSPGPSTAEDVRRRIPPKP, from the coding sequence GTGACCACGACGCAGGACGGCCGACCAGCACCGGAAGACCCCGATTCCGAGATCACCCCCCACACCGCCGGTGCCGCCGCGCCACTGCCGGCGGAGGCCGGGCAGGTCACCGAGAAGGAGGCCCGGCAGGTCGCCGAGGCCGCTCGCGAGTCCACCTGGGACCGGCCCAGCTTCGGCAAGGAACTGTTCCTCGGCCGGTTCCGGCTCGACCTGATCGACCCGTGGCCCCAACCCGATCCGGACGACGTGGCCCGCGCCGAGGAGTTCCTTGGTCGGTTCCGCGCCTTCCTCACCTCCGAGGTGGACGGCGCGGCCATCGAACGCGACGCGTCCATTCCGGACTCGGTGTTCCACGGCCTGGCCGACCTCGGCGCGTTCGGCATGAAGATCGACCGGAAGTATGGCGGGCTCGGCCTGAGCAACCTGCACTACTGCCGGGCGCTGATGCTGGCCGGCTCGGTCAGCCCGGCCATCGGCGCGCTGCTCTCGGCGCACCAGTCGATCGGGGTGCCGCAACCGCTGAAGATGTTCGGCACCGCCGAGCAGAAGCAGCTCTTTCTGCCCCGGCTCGCCGCCGGCGAGGTGTCCGCGTTCCTGCTCACCGAGCCGGACGTCGGTTCCGATCCGGCCCGGCTGGCCACCATCGCGGAGCCGACCGAGGACGGCACCGGCTACCGGCTCAACGGGGTGAAGCTCTGGGCCACCAACGGCATCGTGGCCACCCTGCTGGTGGTGATGGCCCGGGTGCCCGCCACCGAGGGGCGCCGAGGCGGCATCACCGCGTTCGTGGTGGACGGCGACAGCGCGGGCATCACCGTCGAGCGGCGCAACGAGTTCATCGGCCTGCGCGGCCTGGAAAACAGCCTCACCCGGTTCCACGACGTGTTCGTGCCCGCCGAGAACGTCATCGGCGGCGAGGGCAAGGGGCTCAAGATCGCCCTGACCACGCTGAACACCGGCCGTCTCTCCCTGCCGGCAATGTGCGTGGGCGCCGGCAAGTGGGCGTTGAACGTGGCCCGGGACTGGGCCGCCGACCGGGTCCAGTGGGGTCGGCCGGTGGGCGAGCACGAGGCGGTCGCGCAGAAGCTCTCCTTCATCGCCGCCACCACCTACGGCATGGAGACCATGCTCGACCTCTGCTGCCTGCTCGCCGACGACGACCGCAACGACATCCGGATCGAGGCGGCGCTGGTCAAGCTGTACGCCAGCGAGATGGCCTGGAAGATCGCCGACGAGCTGATCCAGATCAGGGGCGGGCGCGGCTACGAGACCGCCGACTCGCTGGCCGCCCGCGGCGAACGCCCCGCCGCCGTCGAGCAGATGCTGCGTGACCTGCGGATCAACCGCATCTTCGAGGGCTCCACCGAGATCATGCACCTGCTGATCGCCCGGGAGGCGGTCGACGCCCACCTGTCGGTGGCCGGAGACATCATCGACCCGGAGGCTGGGCTCGGGCGCAAGGCACGAGCCGGCGCACGAGCTGGCGCCTTCTACGCGAAGTGGCTGCCCACGCTGGCCGTGGGCCGGGGGCAGAGACCTTCGGCGTACGCCGACTTCGGGCCGCTCGCCGCGCACCTGCGTCAGGTGGAGCGGTCGTCACGCAAGCTGGCCCGGTCGACGTTCTACGCGATGTCCCGCTGGCAGGGAAAGATGGAGCGTAAGCAGGCGTTCCTCGGCCGTGTGGTGGACATCGGCGCCGAGTTGTTCGCGATGTCCGCGGTCTGCGTCCGGGCTGTCGCCGAGCGGGACAGCCGACCGGAGAACGTCGAGCTGGCGGACCTGTTCTGCCGGCAGGCGCGGGTACGGGTGGACGCCCTGTTCACGGCACTCTGGGACAACACCGACTCGGTCGACACCGCCGCCGCGAAGCGGATCCTCGCCGGCCGCTACGCGAGCCTGGAGGAGGGCGTCATCACGCCGTCCGACGAGCTGCCCTGGGTGGCCGGCTGGTCGCCCGGCCCGTCGACCGCCGAGGACGTCCGCCGCCGCATTCCGCCGAAGCCGTGA
- a CDS encoding C39 family peptidase, with amino-acid sequence MRTDLIRKTALTAAGLAFTGGAIVGPITAAYAASDAKPTTQTQTDRKPSGERQLGVRYEAQPNFYYCGPAAARNALSVQGKNISVDDMAKEMGTTEDGTNSINDITPVLNKETGKNDAYHSVEISNPNADDKQTDKLRTDIVKTVDDGRAVVANIAGTTTDTDGTTHSFEGGHYISVVGYRDNGTVVTIADSANPNTASYQISVEHLADWIATRGYSTS; translated from the coding sequence ATGCGTACCGATCTGATCCGTAAGACCGCACTGACCGCTGCTGGACTCGCCTTCACCGGCGGCGCCATCGTCGGCCCCATCACCGCCGCGTACGCCGCGTCGGACGCCAAGCCGACCACCCAGACGCAGACCGACCGCAAGCCCTCGGGCGAGCGGCAACTGGGCGTGCGCTACGAGGCGCAGCCGAACTTCTACTACTGCGGCCCCGCCGCCGCGCGTAACGCCCTGTCCGTGCAGGGCAAGAACATCAGCGTCGACGACATGGCCAAGGAAATGGGCACCACCGAGGACGGCACCAACTCCATCAACGACATCACCCCGGTCCTGAACAAGGAAACCGGCAAGAACGACGCCTACCACTCCGTGGAGATCAGCAACCCCAACGCCGATGACAAGCAGACCGACAAGCTGCGCACCGACATCGTCAAGACCGTCGACGACGGCCGCGCCGTGGTCGCGAACATCGCCGGCACCACCACCGACACCGACGGCACCACCCACTCCTTCGAGGGCGGGCACTACATCAGCGTCGTCGGCTACCGCGACAACGGCACCGTGGTCACGATCGCCGACTCCGCCAACCCGAACACCGCCTCCTACCAGATCAGCGTCGAGCACCTCGCCGACTGGATCGCCACCCGCGGCTACTCCACCAGCTGA
- a CDS encoding ArsR/SmtB family transcription factor — protein MTSATGYDGFDGASELLRALSAPIRLAIVSELAGGERCVHELVEKLGAAQPLVSQHLRVLRGAGVVRGSRRGREIAYSLVDEHVAHIVADAVSHAGEGP, from the coding sequence ATGACCAGCGCCACGGGCTACGACGGGTTCGACGGGGCCAGCGAGTTGCTCCGCGCCCTGTCCGCGCCCATCCGGCTGGCAATCGTCAGCGAGCTGGCCGGCGGTGAGCGGTGCGTGCACGAGCTGGTGGAAAAGCTCGGCGCCGCGCAACCGCTGGTCTCCCAGCACCTGCGGGTGCTGCGCGGCGCGGGCGTGGTGCGGGGTTCCCGCCGAGGTCGGGAGATCGCCTACAGCCTGGTCGACGAGCACGTCGCGCACATCGTGGCAGACGCCGTCAGCCATGCCGGGGAGGGACCATGA